A window of Amaranthus tricolor cultivar Red isolate AtriRed21 chromosome 8, ASM2621246v1, whole genome shotgun sequence genomic DNA:
gtcaagATTGTCGTTAAACCCAGTGAGGAATTGATAGAGTCTCTGTCTTTGAATGAATTTATTGAATTCTGTTATATCCTGTGGGCAAGTCATTGGATTTGGCATTCTCCTATCGATTTCTTTCCATAGTATGTTGAGTTTACCGTAGTAAACCTCGATAGTGTTGTTGTTCTGCTTTAATGTTGCTGCCTTTGAACTCAAATCGAAGATTTGCAGTTCGTCCCTACCACATCCTAAGAGACTTTCGATCCCTTGCCATAGGCTGTGTGCTGTTGTGTAGTCCAGGAATTGatttacaatatctccatctaTGTTCTCAATTATCCACGCTATGACCATGGCATCTCTTTGTTCccattttgtataattgtaGTATGTgagtttttctgaaattttgagtGATGTTGGGTTTTCGGTTTGATTGGTTATTTTGTTGAGTTTCTGAAACATCTGTTCCATCTGTTTCAATGACATTAGGGTTTGGTGTGTTTGCTCTTTTGATAAATCGGACATTTGCAAGGTAAGAAACGGTAGATGATGAGTCCTTCCCGAATCTAAACCctaaagctctgataccataaagATTTgataatttctgaaattttgttttgtgaaaaatactgtttttttttcttgtttattacGTAGAATcatattcaatatatacatgAGCACTTATTCATTTATAGTAACTGACAAAGGATAATTGCCTAATATAATGTAACTGCTTTCCAATATTTTTTACTGTTACGGACCAGATCACTTCTATTGCTAGGAGCACATTTGTTATATCTCATCCCAGATCATATCTTTAAATCTCATCATAGAACACTTTTAATCCGTCATTCGATCAGCCAACCTTGAAAGATTTCAGTTTTTAAACTTGAGATCTAGGTATGTTGTTTGTTCTTCGTAAAATTTTCTTATTGAAATTttgagtataattattaatcacTGAAATGGGTTTAATGCTGTATGACTGTAAATTCTAGCTTCATATCATTATTTTGATCGAAGATACAACATTCTAGTTATTAGATTTTGGCATTTGGGTATAATCACTGTAATGGAATGGCTGAAAActattatagaagtatattttttttaagattatattgatcataaagtgtttgatgaaatggcTGAAAGAGAAAAGGGTTTTATGTGATAATAAATTTTTAGTTCTGCTATTGACTATTGTCCACATAACAACATTTTATAACCTTGCCATTAAGTGGTTCTCGTTAGGCAGGGTTTGAGGGTCTGACGTGTGCAATCTTATGCTTGTTATGATACTGAAGAAGTTGTTTTCAATTGAACTTTGGTGCAAACATATATGCAAGTTCacttaaataagaaaatgatataaTTTAATAAGTCATTTTGATATAGTAATTCTTTAATATAGTACGATTAATCCAAAACCAATGTTATATATCTTTGGCCTCATCGAGACTGGACGTATATTGTTGACATTACAGCTAAAGAAAATTGCTTTACTAAATTTTGCATTGTGTATTATGATGGAACTGCCTGAAAGAGGAAACACTCTGGTGTGGATTTCTGTTTTTTCTGCTATTGACAATATAAGAACTAAAGAAATCTGTCCTTTGTAGGGATTGTACTAGGACTTTACATTGAGACATCTTTGATGGAATGCTTGAAAGAGGAAAGACTTTCATGTGAGGATGAGTTGGTTGTATTCTGTTTGTATCAGTAGAAATTTGAACACAGGTTGGCCCCTTATAAAGCACCTCCAATTAGTTGCAATTGGGATTGTTATTGTTGGGTTTATATTAGTTGCATCTCTTGGATCTCGAAGCAAACGGGCTATTGGTTTATCTGAAGAATGTCAAATTCCTGCCATTTATAACTTTGGTGACTCTAATTCTGATACTGGTTGTGTTTCTGCTGCATTTGGTCGTGTTCCTTATCCGAATGGTATTACCTTTTTTGGTAAGCCTTCTGGGAGGAATTGTGATGGGCGGCTAATCATTGATTTTATTGGTGAGTTCGCGCTAAACTCATTCttatttttagcactttaaacTAACTTGTTTACTGCTTCAGCTTCATACACCTGACAAAGAAAATGCAATTACTTGCATGGTCTTTGGTTGTTCATATATTAACAATTAGTCCTACATAGCAGTGTCCAAATTTGATCCAATTAACCGAAACTATGTATGACTCGATCTGACCTGAAAATAACCCACATATTGACCCTATATTGATCTGACTCGAAATTTCCTGCCGAAAACTGTGTGAACACCCGAATGTACATCACCTTGCCATATACCTTTCCCTAATGTTGCCTTAATAATAATACTTGCAGCTGAGAAGGTCGGGTTGCCATATCTGAGCGCATATTTAGATGCATTCCAAGCCAACTTTCAACACGGAACAGATTTTGCTGCTAGTGGGACGACAATTCAACATGTCGATGGGAAGCTTTACGGAAGTGGCTTTAATCCTCTTTCCCTTGATGTACAGCTTTTGCAGTTTGAACATTTGAAAGAGAGAACTAATGAACTATATGCTCAAGGTTGTATTAGAATACTTGAAAAGTCCTATCCTCTAGATCAAAGAAGCATCATgaaatttaatttctaattgTGCATTAACTCTCTGGTTTTTGGTTCCCAGCTAGTTTCAAAGACCGCATGCCAAGACGTGAAGACTTCTCACAGGCCTTGTATACATTTGATATCGGACAAAATGACATTCATTATGCAGTAACAAATATGACCGATGTTGAAGCCCGTCAAGCTATTCCCGAGCTTATGAATCAGTTTGCTCAGGCAATAGAGGTAGGTGCAAGTTAGACATGCATAATTTCATTACTTCATAATATCCTTGCTAGCCCATCTTGTATACATTTGGTATATTCTTTGCACTTCGACTTTCTCGTACCTCTTTGGTTCCTGTGTTATGTACTGGCATACTTTTGACGAGCTGCGGCCTGCAAATAATGTCCTTTTCTAGCAGGGTGTTTTGCAAAACTTACTCTGGCTTGCTCGTCGTTCTTTCAGAAACTCCACGAGCTAGGAGCAAGGACATTCTGGATACATAACACCGGACCTATTGGTTGCCTGCCTTATTTTCTGATCAAACTTCCTTCCCAGCCTGGAAATATCGACGAAATTGGTTGCTTGAAGTATCACAATGAAGTGGCTAAAGAATTCAACAGGCAGCTCAAAAACAGGATTTCTGAGCTGCGAACTCAACTCGACAATTCCACCCTTGTTTACGTTGACATTTACTCTGCCAAATACTCTCTTATCAGCAGATCAAAGGAATACGGTGAGGCATATACAAGAAACAAACTTGTTTTAATAGGACATTTTACGAGTCCCATAGTTTATCTTGTGCGATTTGATTATTGCAGGATTTGTCGATCCCTTTGGATACTGCTGCAAGCACTCCGGCAATTCTGGGCTGTTTTGTTGGGACAAAGAAACGATGAACGGAACTGCAGTTTATGCAACTTCGTGCAGTAATCCATCGGGATACATAAGTTGGGACAGCATACATTACACGGAAGCTGCCAATCGCTGGGTCGCAAACCGGGTTTTGGATGGTTCTTTCTCAGACCCTCCTGTTCCCCTCTCTAGATTATGTACAAAGTCTTAGTTTTCATCAATTGTGCGCTGAACAATACCTGAAGTTTCATTGTTTGGACATCGCTTCGAAGATAGTTTTTTGTTCAGTTTTTACCTTAGCTGTAGGCGCAGGATTGTTTAGTGAATGACTTTTGTATCGACTATTTATTAGTAGAAAAATGGGTCAATAATCAATACCTAATTTTActctttaaaaattattattacccTTATCATCAAGTAATCTGaggacatttttttatttttgtcttttgtaATTAGATAACCAATTGCTTTATTTAACTTACACTGAATCTCTATTTAGGTTGCATGAATTACTTTGCACCCTTTCTTTATGGTCTCATAATTCTGTTTTAATCTCATCCTCAAGTAATTCTCTCTTTAAATCTTATTCATTAAATCTTATGCTCTACTTGTTTCACCGAATAATAAATTTACttctaatattatattttttacacCTCTATAAAGTGGtgcaaatcaaataaaatcaaaaaggtTGAAATTAGCCAACAAAATGGCCAAATAGTCAATTACTCAACAAGCTAGTGGGGGTGTTTAAACCGGGTGATTGGATGTTGATTTATTCAACCAGCTACAACATTATAGTTTTTATGTTAACTATTATGTTAgttgtttaaaataattacttaagccaacttttaaaaaaatattaaataaatattacaagaaaaacatttattaaatattttctctCGTTTTAATATTTcttccatttctttttgttctttccatttactttttgcacaaattttaaagcaaattttaaaccataatatctctaaatacccataataaaaaataataaaaaatacataataaaaaaaaatatattaagatgaatctaacgagatctcacatgaatgtattttatctctaaatgtgttaaaaacattaatcaaaattCTCTCTCCCTAAAGTAGAATGTttcaaatgggaagaacatttgAGAACAAAGTGAGTAGTTGTTTTTTAGATAACTTGTAGCTTACAATAGTCGTAAgttgtaacaatttttttttcacgctatttaatatataattttatttttaatatcctcagtttcatataataaaaaaattaaaatattattttttatgcgTTTGACTaacaaaaatcacaacttaatcaAAAAAGCCTACCAAAATGCTTCTATAATTGCAAACACAAATACATAATATATGGTGATTCTGGTCGCCATTTCTTATCATCAGTCTTGTTCAAATTCCACTAAATTGAAAGGTCCATTTCTCTTTATGAGGAACACCAACCCAAACAATCAAGAACGATTAGAAAGATATTGTGGAGTCTAACTAACCATAGAATGCTTCTTCTACTTTCTGCAATTCCTCCACACTATTCTTTGTCCAATCCAACTTTTTTTTGCCCTAATTCAAACCCCATTAATCAAAATCATATTTACCCGAAACCCCAAAATTGTTGTTTCAAATGCTACTCTCATTTCCCATCACACCCAAAACCACCATTTTTACCCACCTTCTCAACTTCTTGTTCTAGTTCTACTGCTACTTTGAGATATGTAAATGACCCCGTTCTTGAGGAAGAAGGAGGGGAGTGGGTCCCTTCTGCTTCTGCTGTTGCTTCTGCTATAAGAAAGGCTTCATCTTCTCCTATTGAATTTACCCTTAAGATTGAAAGGGACCCTAAATCTCAAGGGATTGTTCTTCCTAGCCCTGATTTTCAAAGACTTTGTCTTGATCAATTGCAACTTTTTAGAAGAATTGTTGACCCAAATGCCATTCTATCTGTAAgctttaattttgaaattttttattagttaaagaatatttttcttattcagTTTTTATGTGAATAATGATGGGTTGttgtttaaaaattgaaaagacTAGTTGAAtgagtgatttgatttttgtttaatgaaaattttcatttttaatttggttATTTAGAATTATGTATGAACAAATTGAGCCCCCACTACCAAGGATCAAAGATTAGAGTCTCAAGAATTGATATGAACACTAAGACCCAAAACAGAATCAATGAAACAACTATCAAGAACAACAAAGTAAAAGCAATAAAGAAGCAATCAAAATACACACAAAGATTTAGTGGTTCACCCGTAATTGGGCTACGTCCACGGTCTTGACTAAATGTCTTTACTGCCTTTCAAGATACTCCAATGGAGCTACAATGGAAGTATGATCACCAATTGAGAAATGATAGAGATTTAGAGAGAGAGTATATACTAAGTAatctagagagagaaagagggttAGAAACTAAGATTACCTAAACTATGTGATTAGGCCTGTTTATAACACACAGGGCctaatcacttacaatttagAACATAAGAACAGAAAAAAGCCAAGGGAAAAATAACAGAAACAAGACAGCATATAAAGCCGAGGCGGCTTTAGCTTCCGACTCCAAACTCCAATTTGCCTTTTAATGCCTTTTCTCCTTATTCCAATTTTACCCTCTTTTAACCTCTTCTTTGCTTAGGCATTTTCAACTTGGATTAAGGACCTAAGTCACTACCTTAATCAAAACAATGTAATTGCATAATACTAGTACTTGTTATTACTCTTTTGTCTTCTTTTTTGTGTTGTTGAATGATCGCAATTAGGAAAAGGTTGATGATTTTCATTGTGCACTCAAAAGGAAATGCTTTGGAGCTTATTATTGATCATGGTAGGTTTTACTATTTAGCCACAAAATTGTATAGTGTTGGCCTAGTAAGTCCATTCTGTTGAGTGAGGATGGAATCAGAGGGGTGTTAGAGGCATAATTTTACAGTCCACaaaattattgttatattttaattactGGTGTTTTAGGGACATAATTTTACAGTCCTGGCTTATTAAGGTCTTTCTATTGGGTGGATAGAATTTGAGAGGGTGCAAATTTATGTTGTTTGGAGTTTACATTTCACTCTATGTACTCTTCTGTCCATGAGTTTAGTCTCTTAAAAATAATGGGTTGGACAACATTCATAATAGGTAATGAGGCAAACTCGAAGTAAGATTTCACTCCATGTACTCTTTTGCTCTACTCTATGTGAGTTGGACTTACTTTCATGATATATAAGTGGGTCGAGCAAGATACAAGGGGAGAAACTTATAGTAAAATAGTGAGGCAAGTTTTAATATGTAGAAGGGCAAACATATAAGGATGTCTTAAAGTGGTATATGGGGCAAATTTCTTGGGATGGCCAAAAACAACATAACTTCTTTAAATAGAAAATGGCTGACTTGGACATGTACTGACTCAAGTACGTGTGTCCTAGTACCTTAGGTGTAAGGATGCAACTACGAATATCTTTATCCTTTTTCAGTCATGAAGTGATGCGAGTATGGGATTGAATACTTCAAGAACTCAATTATCCCTTCCAAGATCAGCCCCAAGATTGATCTTGAACAAACGCCACACGATAAGCCTTCTGTTCTGAATGAACAGAAGGTGGCCAGAACAATTCTGATGAATGGTTCTGTGCCTTGGATAGAAACAAATTGGCCTTATATCAACCaattggcctcttcctcacactaagattaagattcactctcttaaccCTCGTGGAACAAACCGAATGTCTCTTtgtttcactcacaaagaactCACCCAGGGAAGGAAATTGCAAAGCAATTTACTTgaagaaaattttcattaacAATCTGAATTCTCTTTACAACTATGAGGATCCCTATATATAGCAATGCAAAGGTAAATAACGGCTAAATCTATGCCTAACTAATTCACTTAAAAAAAACACGTGATAGGCACGTTTACAAGCAAACACAAGATCAAATACATTAGAATAAGGCTAAGTATGCTTCCAGGTCTGATCTGTCTGACAGGGGACCTTCAGCTCCCCTTCTTGGTGTCTTACTGTGATTGTTAGGAGGcacttaaggtcttgatggaaAGGTCCATATATAGAGATTCCAAAACTACCCTTGGTGTATCTTGGGATGCTCAGCTTGGCTCTGTGGAAGAGTTGCAAGGTATGCTGGTCAGCAGGTGGTGGCTTGCATCTCTTCCAGATCTGATCTTTCTGACACAAGACCTTGGGGCTGTGATTGTGGCTTCTGTGCGTATCATGAGGGCTGTCCTTGAACCTTGCTAGCTTggcccatgtatagagattccatCTCTCGAGTTTTCCAGGTCTCTAGTGCATACACCTGAGCTCCACGTGTCTCGCAAGGTAGGCTGACATACAGTTTTCTGTGCTGTCTGTTTGCTTTGATCAAGGCTTCTGTTTTGTCTGATTGTTGCTGGGAGGCCTTCTGTTGATCCTTCCTGGTCTTGCCATGTCCTGATACTCATGCTTGGTCCAGATTGGATGCTAACATCATCAGTTTGTAGGGCTTCCATATCAGGTTCATCAGGCACATTGATCCAATTATGGTCTTCAATGTTTGTCTTTGTTTGTGGTCTATTTATAATTGGATCATTCCCTCcttcttggaaaaagaattgtcctcaattcttgaccTTCTCCTTGAATGCTTGAGCTATCCCAAAGGTGAGACAAAGTTGTTCATGCGTGCAGCCTACTGATGCTACTTGATCTGACTTGCATAATGCTGCTGCTGCTGGCTGTCAGAATACAAGCCTTACTGATCTGCTTCTGAATTCTAATGCTGGGCTGTTCTGTGCACACACATGCTGATCAGTGTACTTGTTGCCTTCAACCTACTGTGCTGCACATACTTCTGAATCATCTTGCAGATCAATAAATCTGTTCTGCTTCTGTGTAATGAACAATCATTGTTTGATGTTGCTGAATGATGCTGCTCTGCTGCTGAACCTTCTGTGTTGGTCTTAATTTGTAGACATGCTGTTGTATTCTTGCACACTAATCTGCATTCTGATCTACATACAAACACTCCACAAACCAAGTCCCCCATAATCATCACACATGTAAGGATGAATGATCTTGCCTTTACTTGCATAATCAACCACACCCAtacattaaacaagcttaccaaaGAGATTAGCCTGCTTCTATTGCCAAGACTACATTCAACTTGTTGTATTCTCCCCTTCTTAGCAAAAATTCGACCCCGAATTTTTGTAGGATTAAATTCAACAAACCTACTAACATGAACATactcaacaaaatcatcaatcATTACATACTCATGCTTCTTTGCTGGATCTTTTTGTGAATCATCGTCAAAACTTGCATGAACATTGGCCACATGTAATACCTCTTGTCTAGTACAACGCAAATCATCACAAGATGTCTCCACAACTTCTTCAAGATCATCTACCATCTCTACACAAGATGCCTCAACATCTCCGTTAAGATCATTAATCACCTCTACCCAAGATGCTTCAACAATTTCTTCACTATTCTCCACAATGGATGGTTCTTGATTGTTTCCACGAGagttaagagagtgaatcttaatttgagtgtgaggaagaggccagtGGCTGAGTGAAGGTCATTTGTTTCTATCCACGACATAAAACCATTCCAAGGAATTGTTCTAGTCACCTTCTgtttttcatacaaaacagaagGCTTGTGCGTGTTATTCATTGTGTCAAGACCATTCTTGGCATAGTTCTTGGAGGGAATTAACGGGTTCTTGAAGCCTTCAATCCCATATTCGCATCATGAAGTTAATTCAAAGACCCAGAAAACCTTTTCGATGATAGAAATGATGGCATTATCTTAAAGTTGATTCGGTAGTGTATGGATAGACAATGTTGTTATGGGGAAATGTTGCTGAAGTAAATGTTTTGACTTTGCCATTGTTGTTGTTTGTGATTAAGTATCTtgcttttttgttgttttgatgCTGTGTTTAAATGAGATTACTCAGCATTGTTGTTTGGGCTTTCATATTGGTTTGGATCATTGTATGGTAGTTGTTTGACCTtcttatttacattattcttacgTTAGTGCAGGTTTATGTTAGGCCTGCTGGTAGCTATGTTATGGACCGGTTAGAGCTGCGACGTGTTATCTTTTATCCAACAGTGGATGCGTCTGAAATTATCTTATTCATTGGTAATTTTGATATTCCTGCTGGATTGCGTGGCGCTGAAGCTACTCTTTCTAATCTGCAAGTAGGCTTTAAACtaataattcaatttaacaatattatcaatattatctcatgattATGCCTCATGATTCAGTGACTTATCTTTGGTTTTGGTTTTTTCTAAATTGTAGGCCGAGGCAATACCTGAGTGTAGAGCTGTTGTATTCCCGATGGTCAAACACCCATTTGTGGTTGGATTTTTGGTTGCTGAGCTTCCCGGTGTTGAGCATGGGAGGGGATCTCATGATGCTTCGCAATTTCCATCTCCCGAAGAATTATATTCGTTGCCCCCTagttttgatttgaagtctccaAATACTCCTCTTGCCAGTGGAAATCCATTGACGTATTTCAATCTCTCTGCTGATCAGAGATTAAATGCCATAAACATTTCTCGCTCCCTTGCTATGGCTTATGTCATGGATCAGGTAGCTTGACCTCAATTATTTTTCATCTTTAGGTGTTTCCACCTTGTTTTATTCGAATTTGTGGTTTTCAAATTATAAGCAATGCCAATATTCTCGTGTAAATTTGCTTCCCTTTCCGTTGCGATTTGGTAAAGTTCGATTCTGTCACGTTCCCATAGAAATCACTATCGGGATTGTGATGAGATCATAGATCTTCATCTATCTTAGGGTTTCACTTGATGTATATTCCTATACACATCGCTATAATGGCAGAATTTTAAATCACGCCTGTTGCTCTTACAAATATCTTTTATCAAGTTTTTTGTTGCCCATGTGCATTTGTACCTGTATATTTATTTGGTGTTAACTTATCCTAAAAGACCTTTGTGTTGGTGCGTAGAAGCTTATCCTAAAAGTCCTGTGTATTACAAATATCCTACAAATAGCTTTTGTATTGGTGCATAGAAGCTTGGTAGTGCTATTGGGTTCCCGTGTAGGCAAACATTTCCCTTCTAAGGTCCTTACCTATTTCTCTTGGATATTATGAAAAACTTAGCAAGGTTTGGTACCTTACTATTATTTAAGATATATTTTCGTGATGATAGGTGGTTACTATTCTCTTGTATTTGTGGTCACATGTTGATTTCGATTGCTGTAAACGATGGATTTCTCCCAAGCTTCATAGCAATGAGTCCactccctccttttttttctaGGCTAGATATTCGGAAATAACTTCTTGGTACAGGGAGAGATTATATATGTTCAAACTCACAACCCTTTTGGAGAAATGAACTGCCAATTGTGGGATGCTTGATTATCGTGGAAAACTCATGGATGTTGTTTGAGATCACA
This region includes:
- the LOC130821298 gene encoding GDSL esterase/lipase At3g27950 isoform X2; the protein is MSWLYSVCISRNLNTGWPLIKHLQLVAIGIVIVGFILVASLGSRSKRAIGLSEECQIPAIYNFGDSNSDTGCVSAAFGRVPYPNGITFFGKPSGRNCDGRLIIDFIAEKVGLPYLSAYLDAFQANFQHGTDFAASGTTIQHVDGKLYGSGFNPLSLDVQLLQFEHLKERTNELYAQASFKDRMPRREDFSQALYTFDIGQNDIHYAVTNMTDVEARQAIPELMNQFAQAIEPGNIDEIGCLKYHNEVAKEFNRQLKNRISELRTQLDNSTLVYVDIYSAKYSLISRSKEYGFVDPFGYCCKHSGNSGLFCWDKETMNGTAVYATSCSNPSGYISWDSIHYTEAANRWVANRVLDGSFSDPPVPLSRLCTKS
- the LOC130821298 gene encoding GDSL esterase/lipase At3g27950 isoform X1, encoding MSWLYSVCISRNLNTGWPLIKHLQLVAIGIVIVGFILVASLGSRSKRAIGLSEECQIPAIYNFGDSNSDTGCVSAAFGRVPYPNGITFFGKPSGRNCDGRLIIDFIAEKVGLPYLSAYLDAFQANFQHGTDFAASGTTIQHVDGKLYGSGFNPLSLDVQLLQFEHLKERTNELYAQASFKDRMPRREDFSQALYTFDIGQNDIHYAVTNMTDVEARQAIPELMNQFAQAIEKLHELGARTFWIHNTGPIGCLPYFLIKLPSQPGNIDEIGCLKYHNEVAKEFNRQLKNRISELRTQLDNSTLVYVDIYSAKYSLISRSKEYGFVDPFGYCCKHSGNSGLFCWDKETMNGTAVYATSCSNPSGYISWDSIHYTEAANRWVANRVLDGSFSDPPVPLSRLCTKS